In Thermococcus sp. M39, the genomic stretch GATGAGCTTTGCCGCATTTCTAAGCCCTTCTTCAACGCTAACTTCATAGCTCATGAAGGGCATGTCTGCCAAAACCAATCCTCTTTTAACGGCTTTAGCAACGGCTCTTGTGTGATAAGTCATTTGCTCCATAGAAACGCTTAGTGTATTCGGCTCACCGTAAACGACCATGCCAAGTGAATCTCCAACAAAAATGATGTCAATTCCCGCTTTATCTGCTATCAGCGCTGAGGGGTAATCATAAGCCGTTACCATAACAATTTTTTCTTTTCCCTTCATTTCCATAATTTTCCTTGGAGTCATCTCTCTCATATTCTCACCCAAGCCTAATAAACCCCCAAGGAATATTAACCTATCGGAGGTGAGAAGATGAAGATGAGAAAGTGGGAGCACTATGAGCATACAGCAGACATAGGGATTAGAGGATATGGAAGGACTCTCGAAGAAGCTTTTGAGAATGTTGCCATGGCACTGTTTGACGTGATGGTAGATGTGAGAAAAGTCGAACCAAAAGAAGTGAGGGAGATTGAAGTTAGCGGCGAGGATTTATATGCTCTGCTCTACAACTTCCTTGAAGAGCTCTTGATTCTCCACGATACTGAGGGACTTGTATTTTCAGACTTTGAAGTTAAGATCGAGAAAACCGAAGAAGGCTATAAGCTTAAAGCCAAGGCCTATGGAGAACCTTTAGATTATGGAAAGCACGAGCCTAAAGAGGAAGTTAAGGCAATAACATATCATGACATGAAGATTGAGCAGTTGGAAGATGGAACATGGATTGCTCAATTAGTGCCAGATTTGTGAAGCAAAGCTCTTAAATTACATAAAGAAAATTTAATTTGGAGGTGTGGGAATATGGTTCCGCTGAAGAGAATTGACGAAATTAGATGGGAGATACCAAAGTTTGATAGAAGAATGAGAGTTCCTGGTAGGGTCTATGCAGATGATGTTTTAATCCAAAAGATGCGCCAAGATAGAACACTTGAGCAAGCTGCAAATGTTGCCATGCTTCCTGGAATTTACAAGTACTCAATAGTCATGCCCGATGGTCACCAGGGTTATGGTTTCCCAATTGGTGGCGTTGCAGCTTTTGATGCTAAAGAGGGTGTTATCAGTCCAGGTGGAGTAGGTTATGACATAAATTGTGGTGTAAGGCTGGTTAGGACAAACTTAACAGAAAAGGAAGTCAGACCAAAGATTAAACAGCTCGTTGATACTCTTTTCAAAAATGTTCCAAGTGGGTTAGGAAGCAAGGGAAAGGTTAGGCTCCAACGCATTCAGCTTGATGATGTATTAGCTGATGGTGCAAAGTGGGCAGTTGACAACGGCTACGGCTGGAAAGATGATTTAGAGCACTTAGAAGAAGGAGGAAGAATGGAAGGGGCTGACCCTGATGCCGTGAGCGATACAGCTAAGAAGAGAGGAGCACCTCAATTAGGCTCTCTCGGCAGTGGAAACCACTTCTTAGAAGTTCAGGTGGTTGATAAAATTTTCGACGAAGAGATAGCCAAGGCTTACGGTTTGTTTGAGGGCCAAGTTGTTGTCATGATTCACACGGGTTCGAGAGGTTTAGGGCATCAAGTTTGTAGTGATTACCTTAGAACCATGGAGAAAGCTGTGAGAAAGTACAACCTCCCATGGCCCGATAGAGAGTTAGTTAGCGTTCCATTCCAAAGTGAAGAAGGACAGCGCTACTTCAGTGCAATGAAAGCTGCGGCGAACTTTGCATGGGCAAACAGGCAGATGATTACTCACTGGGTCAGGGAGAGCTTTGAGGAAGTTTTCAAGCAAAAGGCAGAGGATTTGGAGATGCACATCGTTTACGACGTTGCTCACAACATAGCGAAGCTTGAGGAGCATGAAATTAATGGCAAAAAGGTTAAGGTTGTTGTTCACAGAAAAGGTGCAACAAGGGCATTTCCACCAGGACATGAGGCAGTACCAAAAGCTTACCGCGATGTTGGGCAGCCTGTCTTAATCCCTGGTTCAATGGGTACTGCAAGCTACGTTCTAGCTGGAACTGAAGGTTCAATGAAAGAAGCTTTTGGTTCAACATGCCACGGTGCTGGAAGAGTCCTTAGCAGAAAAGCTGCAACAAGACAGTACAGAGGAGACAAGCTTAAGAACGAGCTCATGCAGAGAGGAATTTACATCAGAGCAGCAAGCTTAAGAGTTGTTGCAGAAGAGGCACCAGGAGCTTATAAGAACGTTGACAACGTCGTCAATGTCGTTGCAAAGGCTGGAATTGCAAAGCTAGTTGCAAGAATGAGGCCTATTGGAGTTGCTAAGGGTTGATCTGTATTTTCTTAGTTTTTGTATTCTTAGTTGCATTTCATCATCTCAGATCGCTCGTCATAAATTTTACGTAGGCTATGCTAAATGGTAAGAGTAATTGAACAATTAAAATTGCTAAATTGTTGAAGGCTAAACTCAAGGATTCTCCAATTGGAAAATAATCATTGGCAAACTCATCTCCTGCAAAAGACGCTATAACAAGCTGACTGTAGTGGCTTGCTGGACTTAGGGATTTAAGGCGTTTTTTCCACATGTTGAGCTTGTTCTGCCATTCTTCAAAAGCTGGGCATGTGTAATCCGTGTAGATCGGCACTGGCTCTCCAGAAGAGGAAGTCTCAATTCTTGGTGGTGGACAATAAGGCTGCTCACCAGCGATTTTGCCAGCAACAGCTTCTGCCATCATGGGATATACGAGGGTTAAGAAGATTGCAAGTACGATGGCAATGAGCATTGAAGTTTCTGGCTTTTTGAGGAGCGAGGAGAGCATTATTCCAAGGCTCAAAAAGGTAAGCATGTAAATTAGCGTAAACACTGCCGCTAAAAGTGCTCTAACCATCGAAGGCCCATCTATCGGGACACCAATTGTCAGAAAGTAGGCAATTGAAAAAACATAACCAATGAAGATTATAAGCATTAAAGCCAAAGCGTTTCCTAAAAATTTGCCATTGATGAATTGGTCTCTATAGATGGGGTGGCTTAAGAGGACTTTAATTGTGCCTTCCTCAATTTCTTTGTTTATTGAATCTGCTCCAAGGGCTACACCAATGAGTGCTCCAAAGACTGTTAAAGTCTCTAAGTTCATGAAAATTGAGAGAGATACCGGAGTTTGAGCTATCTGCCCTTGGCCTCCAAAAATTGTATCAACGGAAAACACTCTAATTTGACCCGCAGATGCTATTATTTCATCTTTAAGCGCATAGTTCATGAGGAAGATAAAAAAGAGGTAGAATACCAATATTCCTATGAATCTTTTGCTTCTCACTGCCACGTAAAATTCCTTGAACGCCATGTTCAATTCTTTCATGATTTAACCTCCTTACCTTCTTCCAATGCGACGCATCATAAATATTACTGCTCCAAATGTAAGCACGAGTATCAGTATTCCAAGATAAGCTGAGCTGGAGCTCT encodes the following:
- a CDS encoding archease, which encodes MRKWEHYEHTADIGIRGYGRTLEEAFENVAMALFDVMVDVRKVEPKEVREIEVSGEDLYALLYNFLEELLILHDTEGLVFSDFEVKIEKTEEGYKLKAKAYGEPLDYGKHEPKEEVKAITYHDMKIEQLEDGTWIAQLVPDL
- a CDS encoding RtcB family protein, which gives rise to MVPLKRIDEIRWEIPKFDRRMRVPGRVYADDVLIQKMRQDRTLEQAANVAMLPGIYKYSIVMPDGHQGYGFPIGGVAAFDAKEGVISPGGVGYDINCGVRLVRTNLTEKEVRPKIKQLVDTLFKNVPSGLGSKGKVRLQRIQLDDVLADGAKWAVDNGYGWKDDLEHLEEGGRMEGADPDAVSDTAKKRGAPQLGSLGSGNHFLEVQVVDKIFDEEIAKAYGLFEGQVVVMIHTGSRGLGHQVCSDYLRTMEKAVRKYNLPWPDRELVSVPFQSEEGQRYFSAMKAAANFAWANRQMITHWVRESFEEVFKQKAEDLEMHIVYDVAHNIAKLEEHEINGKKVKVVVHRKGATRAFPPGHEAVPKAYRDVGQPVLIPGSMGTASYVLAGTEGSMKEAFGSTCHGAGRVLSRKAATRQYRGDKLKNELMQRGIYIRAASLRVVAEEAPGAYKNVDNVVNVVAKAGIAKLVARMRPIGVAKG
- a CDS encoding ABC transporter permease, which translates into the protein MKELNMAFKEFYVAVRSKRFIGILVFYLFFIFLMNYALKDEIIASAGQIRVFSVDTIFGGQGQIAQTPVSLSIFMNLETLTVFGALIGVALGADSINKEIEEGTIKVLLSHPIYRDQFINGKFLGNALALMLIIFIGYVFSIAYFLTIGVPIDGPSMVRALLAAVFTLIYMLTFLSLGIMLSSLLKKPETSMLIAIVLAIFLTLVYPMMAEAVAGKIAGEQPYCPPPRIETSSSGEPVPIYTDYTCPAFEEWQNKLNMWKKRLKSLSPASHYSQLVIASFAGDEFANDYFPIGESLSLAFNNLAILIVQLLLPFSIAYVKFMTSDLR